Proteins from a single region of Coregonus clupeaformis isolate EN_2021a chromosome 35, ASM2061545v1, whole genome shotgun sequence:
- the LOC121571032 gene encoding procollagen C-endopeptidase enhancer 2 isoform X2, which translates to MQGRVCGVWSVCVLLSLTLGWIQAQSQTTNFTRPVFHCGGHLVTDSGFVGSEGFPSHYKPNRKCTWYITVPEGHVVMLSFRMFDLEADPTCRYDYLDVYNGHSHTVQKLGRFCGTFRPGALISTSNTMMLEMVSDSSTGGRGFVVHYQGGKPHMDENQFCGGRLTKAQGSIKTPNWPNSDYPAGISCSWHISVEASNVIEVKFEKLDIEADTYCRYDYVAFFNGGERDDSRRIGKYCGDRVPGTIVTNGNELLVQFVSDLSVTSNGFMAHYSSVPRGSRTPSSGEDTTHGPRVTATPQKPTSKLAKPARTAPKPKPAIGAKPTPKPATRPGVRIPVKPPPRKPTAKPGVRPIPKPKPTKPIPKAGARPTTQPVTKTKPTPKPSIKAKSKPVKPTKKPFSKPGAKATPKPGAKPVKPTKKPFSKPGAKATPKPGAKPVKPTKKPFSKPGAKPTPKPGTKPKTTAKPGQSRTKTVTKKLLPTNQLCTLACKRSGTLQSNFCPNDFVITGKVTSLVPGPRGSVTADVSLIKAYKSGRLAITKSGPAMSVKLTSTCRNCPGLRKGANYVLMGDVDLQGRGLLTPSSFALLYKAVHAKALANLARQPC; encoded by the exons gCCTGTCTTCCACTGCGGAGGTCACCTGGTGACTGACTCAGGCTTCGTGGGCAGTGAGGGTTTCCCCAGCCACTACAAACCCAACCGCAAATGCACCTGGTACATCACT GTCCCCGAGGGCCACGTGGTCATGCTCTCCTTCCGCATGTTTGACCTGGAGGCCGACCCCACCTGTCGCTATGACTACCTGGACGTGTACAACGGCCACTCGCACACGGTGCAGAAGCTGGGGAGGTTCTGTGGGACGTTCCGACCAGGGGCTCTCATCTCTACCTCCAACACCATGATGCTGGAGATGGTGTCTGATAGTAGCACCGGAGGACGGGGGTTCGTGGTTCACTACCAAGGAGGGAAACCACACATGGACG AGAACCAGTTCTGTGGGGGTAGACTAACGAAGGCTCAAGGTTCCATCAAGACGCCCAACTGGCCCAACTCAGATTacccagcaggcatcagctgctCCTGGCACATCTCCGTGGAGGCCAGCAAT GTGATCGAGGTCAAGTTTGAGAAGTTGGATATAGAGGCTGACACGTACTGTCGCTATGACTACGTGGCATTCTTTAATGGGGGTGAGAGGGACGACTCGCGGCGAATCGGGAAGTACTGTGGTGACAGGGTACCAGG GACCATAGTGACCAATGGGAACGAGCTCCTGGTGCAGTTTGTGTCTGACCTCAGTGTGACCTCCAATGGCTTTATGGCCCACTACTCCAGTGTGCCCCGGGGGTCCCGGACGCCCTCCTCGGGGGAAGACACCACCCATGGGCCTCGGGTCACCGCCACACCCCAGAAACCTACCTCCAAGCTGGCCAAACCGGCCCGGACCGCTCCTAAACCCAAGCCAGCCATCGGGGCCAAGCCCACCCCAAAACCAGCCACCAGACCTGGGGTGAGGATACCAGTGAAGCCTCCACCACGTAAGCCTACAGCCAAGCCTGGAGTCAGACCCATACCTAAACCGAAACCCACTAAGCCTATTCCTAAAGCTGGGGCTAGGCCTACTACTCAACCTGTTACCAAGACTAAACCAACCCCTAAACCTAGCATCAAGGCGAAATCCAAACCAGTGAAACCAACTAAGAAACCCTTCTCTAAGCCTGGAGCCAAGGCCACACCAAAACCAGGGGCCAAACCAGTGAAACCAACTAAGAAACCCTTCTCTAAGCCTGGAGCCAAGGCCACACCAAAACCAGGGGCCAAACCAGTGAAACCAACTAAGAAACCCTTCTCTAAGCCTGGAGCCAAGCCCACACCTAAACCAGGGACTAAGCCTAAAACCACAGCCAAGCCTGGACAGAGCCGGACTAAGACTGTGACTAAGAAAC TCCTACCGACGAATCAGCTGTGTACCCTGGCTTGTAAGAGGTCAGGAACACTCCAATCCAACTTCTGCCCTAATGATTTCG TGATCACAGGGAAGGTGACATCCTTGGTCCCAGGCCCCAGGGGCAGTGTGACTGCGGATGTGTCTCTCATCAAGGCCTATAAGAGTGGCCGCCTGGCCATCACCAAATCAGGACCAGCCATGTCCGTCAAACTCACCTCCACCTGCAGGAATTGCCCCGGCCTACGCAAAG GAGCGAACTACGTGTTGATGGGCGATGTGGATTTGCAGGGGCGTGGCCTTCTCACCCCCTCCAGCTTCGCTCTCCTGTACAAGGCGGTCCACGCCAAAGCACTGGCCAATCTCGCCCGCCAACCATGCTGA
- the LOC121571032 gene encoding procollagen C-endopeptidase enhancer 2 isoform X3, with the protein MQGRVCGVWSVCVLLSLTLGWIQAQSQTTNFTRPVFHCGGHLVTDSGFVGSEGFPSHYKPNRKCTWYITVPEGHVVMLSFRMFDLEADPTCRYDYLDVYNGHSHTVQKLGRFCGTFRPGALISTSNTMMLEMVSDSSTGGRGFVVHYQGGKPHMDENQFCGGRLTKAQGSIKTPNWPNSDYPAGISCSWHISVEASNVIEVKFEKLDIEADTYCRYDYVAFFNGGERDDSRRIGKYCGDRVPGTIVTNGNELLVQFVSDLSVTSNGFMAHYSSVPRGSRTPSSGEDTTHGPRVTATPQKPTSKLAKPARTAPKPKPAIGAKPTPKPATRPGVRIPVKPPPRKPTAKPGVRPIPKPKPTKPIPKAGARPTTQPVTKTKPTPKPSIKAKSKPVKPTKKPFSKPGAKATPKPGAKPVKPTKKPFSKPGAKPTPKPGTKPKTTAKPGQSRTKTVTKKPAVSKKILPTNQLCTLACKRSGTLQSNFCPNDFVITGKVTSLVPGPRGSVTADVSLIKAYKSGRLAITKSGPAMSVKLTSTCRNCPGLRKGANYVLMGDVDLQGRGLLTPSSFALLYKAVHAKALANLARQPC; encoded by the exons gCCTGTCTTCCACTGCGGAGGTCACCTGGTGACTGACTCAGGCTTCGTGGGCAGTGAGGGTTTCCCCAGCCACTACAAACCCAACCGCAAATGCACCTGGTACATCACT GTCCCCGAGGGCCACGTGGTCATGCTCTCCTTCCGCATGTTTGACCTGGAGGCCGACCCCACCTGTCGCTATGACTACCTGGACGTGTACAACGGCCACTCGCACACGGTGCAGAAGCTGGGGAGGTTCTGTGGGACGTTCCGACCAGGGGCTCTCATCTCTACCTCCAACACCATGATGCTGGAGATGGTGTCTGATAGTAGCACCGGAGGACGGGGGTTCGTGGTTCACTACCAAGGAGGGAAACCACACATGGACG AGAACCAGTTCTGTGGGGGTAGACTAACGAAGGCTCAAGGTTCCATCAAGACGCCCAACTGGCCCAACTCAGATTacccagcaggcatcagctgctCCTGGCACATCTCCGTGGAGGCCAGCAAT GTGATCGAGGTCAAGTTTGAGAAGTTGGATATAGAGGCTGACACGTACTGTCGCTATGACTACGTGGCATTCTTTAATGGGGGTGAGAGGGACGACTCGCGGCGAATCGGGAAGTACTGTGGTGACAGGGTACCAGG GACCATAGTGACCAATGGGAACGAGCTCCTGGTGCAGTTTGTGTCTGACCTCAGTGTGACCTCCAATGGCTTTATGGCCCACTACTCCAGTGTGCCCCGGGGGTCCCGGACGCCCTCCTCGGGGGAAGACACCACCCATGGGCCTCGGGTCACCGCCACACCCCAGAAACCTACCTCCAAGCTGGCCAAACCGGCCCGGACCGCTCCTAAACCCAAGCCAGCCATCGGGGCCAAGCCCACCCCAAAACCAGCCACCAGACCTGGGGTGAGGATACCAGTGAAGCCTCCACCACGTAAGCCTACAGCCAAGCCTGGAGTCAGACCCATACCTAAACCGAAACCCACTAAGCCTATTCCTAAAGCTGGGGCTAGGCCTACTACTCAACCTGTTACCAAGACTAAACCAACCCCTAAACCTAGCATCAAGGCGAAATCCAAACCAGTGAAACCAACTAAGAAACCCTTCTCTAAGCCTGGAGCCAAGGCCACACCAAAACCAGGGGCCAAACCAGTGAAACCAACTAAGAAACCCTTCTCTAAGCCTGGAGCCAAG CCCACACCTAAACCAGGGACTAAGCCTAAAACCACAGCCAAGCCTGGACAGAGCCGGACTAAGACTGTGACTAAGAAACCTGCTGTGAGCAAAAAAA TCCTACCGACGAATCAGCTGTGTACCCTGGCTTGTAAGAGGTCAGGAACACTCCAATCCAACTTCTGCCCTAATGATTTCG TGATCACAGGGAAGGTGACATCCTTGGTCCCAGGCCCCAGGGGCAGTGTGACTGCGGATGTGTCTCTCATCAAGGCCTATAAGAGTGGCCGCCTGGCCATCACCAAATCAGGACCAGCCATGTCCGTCAAACTCACCTCCACCTGCAGGAATTGCCCCGGCCTACGCAAAG GAGCGAACTACGTGTTGATGGGCGATGTGGATTTGCAGGGGCGTGGCCTTCTCACCCCCTCCAGCTTCGCTCTCCTGTACAAGGCGGTCCACGCCAAAGCACTGGCCAATCTCGCCCGCCAACCATGCTGA
- the LOC121571032 gene encoding procollagen C-endopeptidase enhancer 2 isoform X1 — protein MQGRVCGVWSVCVLLSLTLGWIQAQSQTTNFTRPVFHCGGHLVTDSGFVGSEGFPSHYKPNRKCTWYITVPEGHVVMLSFRMFDLEADPTCRYDYLDVYNGHSHTVQKLGRFCGTFRPGALISTSNTMMLEMVSDSSTGGRGFVVHYQGGKPHMDENQFCGGRLTKAQGSIKTPNWPNSDYPAGISCSWHISVEASNVIEVKFEKLDIEADTYCRYDYVAFFNGGERDDSRRIGKYCGDRVPGTIVTNGNELLVQFVSDLSVTSNGFMAHYSSVPRGSRTPSSGEDTTHGPRVTATPQKPTSKLAKPARTAPKPKPAIGAKPTPKPATRPGVRIPVKPPPRKPTAKPGVRPIPKPKPTKPIPKAGARPTTQPVTKTKPTPKPSIKAKSKPVKPTKKPFSKPGAKATPKPGAKPVKPTKKPFSKPGAKATPKPGAKPVKPTKKPFSKPGAKPTPKPGTKPKTTAKPGQSRTKTVTKKPAVSKKILPTNQLCTLACKRSGTLQSNFCPNDFVITGKVTSLVPGPRGSVTADVSLIKAYKSGRLAITKSGPAMSVKLTSTCRNCPGLRKGANYVLMGDVDLQGRGLLTPSSFALLYKAVHAKALANLARQPC, from the exons gCCTGTCTTCCACTGCGGAGGTCACCTGGTGACTGACTCAGGCTTCGTGGGCAGTGAGGGTTTCCCCAGCCACTACAAACCCAACCGCAAATGCACCTGGTACATCACT GTCCCCGAGGGCCACGTGGTCATGCTCTCCTTCCGCATGTTTGACCTGGAGGCCGACCCCACCTGTCGCTATGACTACCTGGACGTGTACAACGGCCACTCGCACACGGTGCAGAAGCTGGGGAGGTTCTGTGGGACGTTCCGACCAGGGGCTCTCATCTCTACCTCCAACACCATGATGCTGGAGATGGTGTCTGATAGTAGCACCGGAGGACGGGGGTTCGTGGTTCACTACCAAGGAGGGAAACCACACATGGACG AGAACCAGTTCTGTGGGGGTAGACTAACGAAGGCTCAAGGTTCCATCAAGACGCCCAACTGGCCCAACTCAGATTacccagcaggcatcagctgctCCTGGCACATCTCCGTGGAGGCCAGCAAT GTGATCGAGGTCAAGTTTGAGAAGTTGGATATAGAGGCTGACACGTACTGTCGCTATGACTACGTGGCATTCTTTAATGGGGGTGAGAGGGACGACTCGCGGCGAATCGGGAAGTACTGTGGTGACAGGGTACCAGG GACCATAGTGACCAATGGGAACGAGCTCCTGGTGCAGTTTGTGTCTGACCTCAGTGTGACCTCCAATGGCTTTATGGCCCACTACTCCAGTGTGCCCCGGGGGTCCCGGACGCCCTCCTCGGGGGAAGACACCACCCATGGGCCTCGGGTCACCGCCACACCCCAGAAACCTACCTCCAAGCTGGCCAAACCGGCCCGGACCGCTCCTAAACCCAAGCCAGCCATCGGGGCCAAGCCCACCCCAAAACCAGCCACCAGACCTGGGGTGAGGATACCAGTGAAGCCTCCACCACGTAAGCCTACAGCCAAGCCTGGAGTCAGACCCATACCTAAACCGAAACCCACTAAGCCTATTCCTAAAGCTGGGGCTAGGCCTACTACTCAACCTGTTACCAAGACTAAACCAACCCCTAAACCTAGCATCAAGGCGAAATCCAAACCAGTGAAACCAACTAAGAAACCCTTCTCTAAGCCTGGAGCCAAGGCCACACCAAAACCAGGGGCCAAACCAGTGAAACCAACTAAGAAACCCTTCTCTAAGCCTGGAGCCAAGGCCACACCAAAACCAGGGGCCAAACCAGTGAAACCAACTAAGAAACCCTTCTCTAAGCCTGGAGCCAAGCCCACACCTAAACCAGGGACTAAGCCTAAAACCACAGCCAAGCCTGGACAGAGCCGGACTAAGACTGTGACTAAGAAACCTGCTGTGAGCAAAAAAA TCCTACCGACGAATCAGCTGTGTACCCTGGCTTGTAAGAGGTCAGGAACACTCCAATCCAACTTCTGCCCTAATGATTTCG TGATCACAGGGAAGGTGACATCCTTGGTCCCAGGCCCCAGGGGCAGTGTGACTGCGGATGTGTCTCTCATCAAGGCCTATAAGAGTGGCCGCCTGGCCATCACCAAATCAGGACCAGCCATGTCCGTCAAACTCACCTCCACCTGCAGGAATTGCCCCGGCCTACGCAAAG GAGCGAACTACGTGTTGATGGGCGATGTGGATTTGCAGGGGCGTGGCCTTCTCACCCCCTCCAGCTTCGCTCTCCTGTACAAGGCGGTCCACGCCAAAGCACTGGCCAATCTCGCCCGCCAACCATGCTGA
- the LOC121571033 gene encoding membrane progestin receptor epsilon-like, whose product MAMTTKEQVLLRTEKVERFQPLNRDLLEPTNHQTVHHSPHSIMFFNCGQSLPPLLRHTDVPVRITESFILSGYRFPNYSLIQCLLSAFRPTNETGNFWTHFLPVFIFAFYFLEPFGLEGAPPTGDPFFYPLWNYFTGVLCLLMASSMAHLLNSMSVVIREVCFFVDYGTISAYTVGSSLAYYYYIHPRAGILELGDGRHNNTQQDPSSPPSSSSSSLAMPEFSVFFETLYIPSSCLVAIICVLACCNTRQRWRTYRYVIRTLVFLLPFLVASTPIFYRLLHSSPYLPTSSSFSSSASMAQFFCRHCFWLVVSALFNISKIPERLSPGSFDIWGHSHQWFHVCTFLSILDELHMINGEVRAILLHPALVVPPAIPPHLPGPTLASTYGVMLVLQASIASIIAWFSWCANSIYKPQGDQLEKEFLAKRHLKCH is encoded by the coding sequence ATGGCAATGACTACAAAAGAACAAGTGCTTTTAAGGACAGAGAAAGTAGAGCGTTTCCAACCCCTCAATAGAGATTTATTGGAGCCAACCAATCATCAAACAGTCCATCATTCTCCTCATTCAATCATGTTCTTCAATTGCGGCCAATCGCTGCCACCCCTGCTGCGGCACACGGATGTCCCGGTCCGCATCACGGAGAGCTTCATCCTGTCCGGTTACCGCTTCCCCAACTACAGCCTCATCCAATGCCTGCTCTCGGCCTTCCGGCCCACCAATGAGACCGGCAACTTCTGGACCCACTTCCTGCCAGTCTTCATCTTCGCCTTCTACTTCCTGGAACCGTTCGGTTTGGAGGGCGCTCCGCCCACCGGCGACCCCTTCTTCTACCCGCTGTGGAACTACTTCACGGGAGTGTTGTGTCTGCTCATGGCTAGCAGCATGGCTCACCTCCTCAACTCCATGTCTGTGGTCATAAGGGAGGTGTGCTTTTTCGTGGATTATGGAACTATCAGTGCTTACACCGTTGGGTCTTCATTggcctactactactacattcACCCCAGGGCGGGGATCCTGGAATTGGGGGATGGGAGACACAACAACACCCAACAGGATCCTTCTTCAccgccatcatcatcatcatcatccttggCCATGCCAGAGTTCAGCGTGTTTTTCGAGACCTTATACATCCCCAGCTCCTGCCTGGTGGCCATCATCTGTGTCCTGGCCTGCTGCAACACCCGCCAGCGCTGGAGAACCTACCGCTACGTCATACGCACCCTGGTCTTCCTCCTGCCCTTCCTCGTGGCCTCCACCCCCATCTTCTACcgcctcctccactcctccccctacctcccaacctcctcctccttctcctcctccgccTCCATGGCCCAGTTCTTCTGCCGACACTGCTTCTGGCTGGTGGTGTCAGCCCTGTTCAACATCAGCAAGATCCCTGAGCGACTGTCACCGGGTAGTTTTGATATCTGGGGGCATAGTCACCAGTGGTTTCACGTCTGCACCTTCCTGTCCATTCTCGATGAACTTCATATGATCAATGGGGAGGTGAGGGCTATACTCCTTCACCCAGCCCTGGTGGTCCCCCCAGCCATCCCTCCACACCTCCCCGGACCCACCTTAGCCTCCACCTACGGGGTGATGCTGGTCCTCCAGGCCTCAATCGCCTCCATCATCGCCTGGTTCTCCTGGTGCGCCAACAGCATCTACAAACCCCAGGGAGACCAGTTGGAGAAAGAGTTCCTCGCTAAAAGGCATCTAAAGTGTCACTGA